ACAGTAAGTGATCATGACATTTTTGGTTACAAGATGATGAGGAGATCGTTACCTTTACTACTATAAATCGAGGTCCTCTTTGGGTGTCAAACGGCTTAaccaaattttgaagtacctataatacccttcaataacataattatcaaattaagttaatataatataaatagataaaagtgtaaaagtGTAATTAGCCAAACTACCATTATTTTatatctaaaaaataaataacaactaTTACTTTTAGCTTATCTATTTTCTATTAATATCATAATATCACCCGCGAGAAACGCGGGCAAGTTGCTAGTATACATAAATTAAATTAatgttaaaagaaaaatgtttgtATTTCCTACTATAAAGATTAAGAAAAAACCCAttcaccaaaaagaaaaaagattaagGAAAAACCAATAATAGTTGATTTTTTACTTGTCTTAATACATTGCTGTCAACTCAATTTCCACTTTTTTTTCTAACATATCTGCTAATCAAAGAAATTATTTGTGTGTCAAAAATACTTTAGTCCATCGATCTAttcaaatatataaaaaaatcttCTGATTAATCGGCGTGTTTCACTTTACATGCTACcacattttctcaattttttttacacTTTACAGTTTACATGAtccattgatttgattcattttttttttcaatggccGAATATCTTTTTTCGTCTCATTTAAGTAGGAACCCAACCGTGTGAAGCGGTGCCCAGTCAACCCTCAATATATGCGCCCAGAGTGGTTGTGGTGGTGCTGTGCCCCACTGCCctcttctcctctctttcttctctcttctccattTTCCCACTCTCTCTGCCTGATCATGTAAACCCTCCTTCATTAAGTCTCCCCAAAACCTTCAATCATTTACAGAGTTCACATACCCATATCGATATACAATCCTTAAAGCTCTCATGGCCGCTTCTCGGCTCTCTCTGTTGGCTCTGGTTTCTCTGACCCACATTGCTCTGCTTTCGACTCTCTGTTTCGCGGCGGACCCTTATGTGTTTTACGACTTCAAGGTCTCCTACATCACCGCCTCACCGCTCGGCGTTCCTCAGAGGGTTTGTGCTCGATACCcttgtctctttttttttttttcactgggTTTTAGTTGGTTCTTGGTGGTGATTCATTACGCGGTTTAAAGATTCATGTTAATTTTGGATCTGTTGGTTAAAGTTTTGTGGATCTTTTATGGGGTTTGTGCTTTTTGTGAAatcttgatgggttttggtttttgtatcAGAGAGGAGGGTTTTAGCTACAGTGAAATTTTTGGGGTTTTACCAGAGGGTAATTTTCTTGGGGGTCTTGGGTCTTTAAAGATGTTTGCTTTAATTCATGCGGATATGTGTGGTCCTGAATCCTGATGTTGAGATTTTACTGTGTTAAACTCTTGTACTCCTGGCCTTTTAGTGTTTTTACTAAAATGATTGCATATATTCTTGTTTAACTTTGGATAACTATGTAGTTTCTGGGTTGGAGTTTGATTAATTTGTAATTAGATCACAATAGTTTCTGGTTTTCGTCTTGTTTATCATGGAATTCTGACTGCAGGTTATAGCAATTAACGGGAAGTTTCCGGGTGATCCTATCAACGCTACTACGAACAACAATGTTGTTGTTAATGTGCATAATGGGCTGGATGAAGACCTCCTCATGACTTGGTAGGCTTCAGCTCTACAtggccttttcttttcttttctttctgaagCCCTTTGATTTCTTGAATTGGAAGTTTATGAATTGAATGTATGTACCAGGTCTGGAATCCAGATGCGGCGGAATTCATGGCAGGATGGTGTGCTTGGTACAAATTGCCCAATCCCAAAAACTTGGAACTGGACTTATAACTTCCAAGTCAAGGATCAGATCGGGAGCTTCTTCTACTTCCCATCGCTGAATTTTCAGAGGGCTGCTGGTGGCTTTGGCTCTTTTCATCTCAATAATAGGGAGATAATTGAAATTCCATTTGCTAAGCCTGATGGGGATATTGCTATTATGATTGGTGACTGGTATACTCGGAACCATACGGTTAGTATCTGCTGTTGTTTTGGAATTTTCATGTGAAGAATAGAGGTGGAAGTACATGAATggcccttttcttttctgttgtaTTCCAGGCATTGAAGACTGCTCTTGATGCTGGAAAAGACCTTGGGATGCCGGATGGAGTTCTCATCAATGGAAAGGGGCCTTATCAATACAACAAGACACTAGTACCTGATGGGATTCAGTATGAAACCATCAATGTTGAACCAGGTATAACTTCAGACATAGAATTTGCACCCTCAAGACCTGTTCCCCAATATCatattcttttaattttaaataattgtTGACAAACCCCATGTTACTATGAGGTTTATATGTTCAGTGTCATGAGTTGGAATTTCTGTCAGATCCCTTCCTCCTGTGTATCAGTGATATTAGTATTGGATTGTCTAGTCTTCATATTGCACCCAAATGTGATGCTAAATTTTTTGAACTGCAATCAATTTGCTATTGCTACATGTCTCTAAAGTATTTGATATTTGCAGGGAAAACTTATCGACTCCGTGTGCACAATGTTGGTGTTTCAACTAGTTTGAACTTCAGAATTCAGAGTCACAATCTGCTTCTAGCTGAAACAGAGGGATATTATACAATCCAGCAGAACTATACAAACTTTGATATTCATGTTGGACAATCGTATTCTTTTCTTGTTACCATGGATCAAAATGCCAGTAGTGATTACTACATTGTGGCAAGTGCAAGGTTTGTGAATGAATCACTTTGGCAGAGGGTTACAGGTGTTGCTGTCTTACACTATTCAAACTCTAAAGGACCGGTAAGTGGTCCTCTTCCTGATGCTCCCCAGGATGCTTTTGACCCACAATGGTCGATGAATCAGGCATTGACTGTCAGGTTAGCTTTTTTAAATTTGTGGTTAGTTTATATTTCTTGTAGCTCTAGTATTAGTAATATGTTAAAAGTTAGAGGAGTTGTCAGGctcttttcatttcaatttgactGATTATATTCACTTATTTTTCTATAATTGATGATACTGATAGCTGGTAGTTAAGTTTTGAATAGTAAATTTATTGTAGCATGTCTAGTAGTACTGTGGtgtgaatttattactatttcaTGCCTCTAAAGTATTTGtttttgattgttttgtttttttcactGTCAGGCAAAACGGTTCTGCAAGTGGAGCTCGCCCTAATCCTCAGGGATCATTTCACTATGGTTCAATTAACATCACTGATACTTACGTGTTAAAAATTGTGCCACCTCTCACTATTGATGGGAAACTCCGAGCAACAATAAATGGCATCTCTTTTGTCAATCCTCAGACACCAATCAGGCTTGCTGATCAGCATAAAGTTAAAGGAGAATATAAGCTTGATTTTCCCAACATGTCACTTAATAGACTTCCCCGAAGAGACATGTCTGTTATTAATGCTACATATAAGGGTTTTATTGAAATTGTATTCCAGAACAATGACACCACtgtgcagacttttcatttagatGGATATTCCTTTTTCGTGGTTGGGTAAGTTCTTTTTCCTTGTTAATCTCTTTATATCATTTGCTTTTGATCAATATCCGTTTTGAGAAATTgatttattttctgcaggatgGGTTATGGTAATTGGACAGTAGACAATCAAGGAAATTATAACAAGTGGGATGCAATCTCTCGCTGCACTACACAGGTCTGTTTTCTTATTGGAGCTACTCTTTTATTACTTGCAAGGTTTACTTTGGAATGCTTGTTGCTTGTTGTTTGTCTTGCATTGAGTTCTGTTTTGTTACTGTGTGTAGGTCTACCCTGGGGCATGGACTGCAGTGCTTATCTCACTTGACAATCCTGGAGCATGGAATCTTAGATCACAAAACCTTGATAGATGGTATCTGGGACAAGAGACCTATTTGAGAATTGTCAATCCGGAGGAGAATGGTGAAACAGAGTTTACCGCGCCCGATAATGTTCTGTATTGTGGTGCCTTAGCCAACTTGCAGAAGTATGTGCACATAAAATTCATtaactcattctctctctccctctctccctcttaaTTGACGGAAATCTTAACATCACCTTTTCTTTTGGCATATCCAGGCAACAGAAACAGTCGTCTGCATCATCAATTTCCAGTGAAACTTTCAAGCTATTCTTCTCTCTGCTGATGGCTTTCTTCACATTGGTCTGCACTTTTAGGTGATAGATGATAGCAGTTCTATGAGTCCGTGCAGTGGCAGCTTGCCTTTTCCTGCTCTGTTGCTGGTGATTGCAATACATATTGTAGTTTAGGTGTGCACATTGAGTCATGGGTACTACCATTTTCATTTTTACTTTGGGTGGTTTTAGTGACATTTGCTTCATTTTTTTTACTTGCGATACTCCATAGTCCATACTAAAGTGTAATTTAGGTCATTTTCGATCGGTCGTCATTCTTTGTGCGTCTCAACTCTGGTTGTTATCTGTACTGGTGAATGATTAACCCATTCTCAATACCATTTGACATCCTTTTACCCTTCTTACTATATGGTTTGGTGATTATTTCTTCCTAGTTATGACATGGTTGGACggttatttccttaaaatttGGAAGATTAAAATGATGTGAAAGAAAGTACGTGGCCAGTGTTCACCTCGCAGATTCATCAATTTTTCCACCGAGtacatataaatttaatattaagtTTGTTCTTCTCTGAAGCATAAGGGACATATTTCATTCAGTATCAAGGAACCTATCAACCTAGCATTACCGGCCAAACCGAATTATGTTTAAAGATGGATATATTGGGTGAGGACAAAGATCAGAAAAGGCCGGGATGCATTTGTGGGTCAAATGAAGAACATGATAGCAGTCACATTTTAATAGTATCATGTGGACCGTGGACTGTTGTTGTGCTTAATTTTATGATGATATCTTCCTTCTTTCACAAGCAAAAATTTGATGCatataataaatatatgtaaaaaCCTTAATCATGCTTTTAACTCTATGTGTCTCGTATGGGTAACATTCTCTTTCTTGGTCAGAAAGAAGCAGCGACTTTTTTAGTTCACTAACACTCGGGACTCCCTTCTTAATTAACCTGTCTCTTTCACTCTGGAAAATATTATGCCATGCCTAATGAGTGTGTCGCTCTAGAACTTTCATTGCTTAAAAGGGACTTTTAACCTTGACTGCGATACAAGTAATTGGTCTTTCCTCTTAAATGTTTAAGTTCTCAAATTTCACTTCAACCCTTTGTTTGTTTCCATTGGCAACGTAGTTACAAAACCATTCAAAGGCTATCCTCCTACTCCTGCTCTCTAGCCAAACAGGTCTATTCTGCTGCGGTGCTTAATTACTTGACACAGATCACCATCCCTCACTGCAACTGCAAATCCCCAACCTTGGGAAGCAATCTGTTTTCGTTTCAATGCTAGTCACCACTGAGCTCGATAATGAGTACTACTGGCCGCAATGGCTCACTTCTTCAACAAGCTTAAAGTACGGTTCAGTTCAGCTTATATATCAAGGTAAGCATATGAGGATGCATCTTCTGTTTTCATGCAAGTTGGAAATAGGAACACATATTGGCATATTGCTGAAGTGTAATAGACTCTGTTTTTCTACTAGCTTTAGATCTAGGGCGTTGACGGAATGCAAGTGATTCTAGCCTGTCCAAATGCTTAATAAACGTTGATGTTGATTTCACTGTGGCAGGAATCTAAATCTAAGCAATTCTGTTAGCATTTTGAAAGCTACCTTTCCTGTGGTGCCAACTATATGGATGGTATATATTGAACTACACATATACTTGCCTTCTACGCTTGAAAGGACCAAGTCTGTATACACCTACATTTACCAAGCTTTACTGCAAAGCATTCATATCTATTATCTCTTCAGAGTTCAGATATCATCATGATTCATGATATATAGTGCTTTCACTCTTCTTATTCATTTTTCTGGCTGCTATCTAGACCTGGCTAATCAATGtgtgagaaattttttttatctgttttcattagacaaaagaaaatgaatttgctcTTTGTAACAAGAAGCTTTCAGAACAATCTGCGTAAGGAAAAACTAAGAACCATTTAATAGAGGAATGAAACATATATTTTGACAAAAACTAAAGGAAAAAAGAACATTCTTATTGAAATGAATATATTTCATCGAGTTAACATACAAAACATATAAATCTGCAATAGATCGACCACCTCATCGATTAAGTCCATTTTACAGCATACAAGGAGCTATTAATTAGACCATAGGGCCAGAAAATAATGCCCATTACATCCCAATACAATTAATACTTCAATTACATCAAATTCACTTTCAGAGCCCACCTGCTaactatataatatatatattatatatacccATATTACAAGTGTAACAATGGTGGACTTAACTTACTACTTAGACAGAAGTTCATCAGAACTTAGGTTATATTGTTTTAGATTATTAATGTACAGGAACTTTGAGAGATCATAATCAATAACCTCCACTTTCCCTTATGGACTTAAAATCCTATGATCAGAGTATACACTAAACAATGATTTCAAGGtgtcatcacttccacatttcaaGTTGACAACTATAGGTTGTCAATTGAGGCATTTCCAGCTGCACGCATTAGTTAATATCTTGCTTTGTCCCGAGTATCATGAATAGCTATTTCCCTTTGAAACATCATCCTGGCTGAGTTGTGAAGCTACAAACTTGTCAAGCACTCGCCAATCGGTTAGTTGATCATCATCTACAGCTTGCAGCTCATTGCTGCTATTACCATACACTGCATGAAAGTTCTGGTTAATGTCAATGCTATATGCAGCCGCTGTCATAGAGTTTGAACTCACAGCAGCATTGGCTGAAGATTGAAGTAGTAGTTTCGGGCTGTCTAGAAGCGGGAGCTGGAAGAAGTGCTCGTTCGGAACATGGTGCTGAAATGGCAAGTGATCCAGCTCTTTCTTGCAAGGATAGTTAGGAAAGTGACCATGGTATGCCATCTGATTATTGATGGAGCTGTTGGAGTTGTTGTGGTTTGGTGAATCCAAGTCTGGCATGAAGGAGACATGCTCATCGTACCAACAAGGGGATTCGTGTTCACTCATCCTTCGCATGCTTGGGAGTTTCTTCTTGAAAACCCTACACACAACCCATCCTTCTTCCTGCTTCATCAATTGCACAAACAAAACCTCACTATTAATTATCATCTTTGAGCGCACTGCTACACTCATCAAATTTGTTCACTAATATGACAATATTGTGTGTAAAAGACCGATCATCTTGACAATATTTCTTTTAAGATACTTATATGTCTACATAAATTGATGGATCCAAGGAGGGTAGTGAACTCAATTCTAAATCAATACTTTTATGGAGCCATGAAAATATCTACATGTTTGTTAAGGAGTTTGGAGGACGCTTAGCAAAGAGAAAACTTGCTAAGGAGTGGGGAGGCACATCACATATATAGACTGAAACAATGTGTTTGTCAAATGTCAAGTTGTCTAAGAAAAGCTGTAGTAATGCAAAGTTGGCAAGTTTCATTCCTTTGATCCATAGGTGGTGAACAAATTTGATTAGCTTAGCGCATCCTAGTACATGAGCATTTGAAGCTGAACAATGCAAGAAATTCATTAGTATGATTATACTTGCCTGGGGAGCTCCATTTTCATCAGTTTCAAGGCGGtattcatgcataatccaatCCGACTTTTGTCCATTTGGGGCTCGACCTTTGTAAAACACCAAGGTCTTCCTCATCCCAATTAAGTCATGCTTTGCATAAATGGCCTTGTCCCTTCCGGTGGCTTTCCAGAACCCAGCTGCAGTTGCTCTATTTGTTCGAGTTCCAGTTGGATACTTCTTGTCTTTATGGCTGAAAAAGTACCAGTCACTTTGCTCCTCAGTCCCTATCCTGCATAATTCTGTACATTCATATTGGACAGTATTAATATTAGTAGGTACAGTTAATTTCTTGATCAAATAAATTAAACAACTCCTTTAACAATTTTACTATATACCTTGGAGATCCCATGGCTCAATTTTATAGAGGTCGACATCTTTGATAACATCAAGGTCAATCCTTCTTGCAGTAACCTTCTTCCTAAGGTAGTAATCAACGAGTTCTTCATCAGTCGGATGGAACCGGAAACCGGGGGGAACGTGTGAGAATGTGTTCATGTTATCCTGCTTCTCGCTGTTCAGTCCTGAAATTCATTTATCATATGATCATATGCTTGAATTAGTGTACCAATATTCAACCAATTAAATATTAATATCAGTCTGGCATCCTTGAAACTTAAATACTCTCACAGTTTCTTTTTTGTTGCATCTAATTGGAGAAGATAGAACCCTTGACTTTCATATTTTATGCAGATATAGTTAATATTTCCAAACAAGATAACACTACAGAATCTATATGTGATACTGAAACCATCATATATAGGAGGTAACACATTGTCATTTGTCCTTAACTATAGAAATGTGGTACCATTGTCATTGGTCCTTGCATTGTTCTTCATCAAATAGATATGACGGCAGTGTAGTAACTTCGAAGACAAATATGTAATACATGATATGATAAAGTAAATCTAATTGTACTCGATATGTTATCCCAAATTTTATGTTTTGTCGgttttttcaaacaaaatgaacTCTGATGATTGAGATTATAAATTTGATGATTCTGAAAGTTATTTGAATTATGCCTAAATATCTACAAAAGCAGTTGACCTATGTGCATGAGATGATGAAAAGTggcgtttaattatgaacaatAATATTAGTTGAATGAACTAATCAAAGAAAGCACTTCTTGGGAAATTCATTCTCACTGCTTCTCTTGGTATTACATGGAGAAGTACTTTATCAATTACCAGCATTACATGACATTCATGTTAATCATAATCACTAATAATTACAAGAGGCCACTTGTACTTCTTGGATGGTACTGAATGATCACTATCTATCTAGAATTTTGGAACATCATATCGTTTgttcctttcttctctttcaaaataacagaaaaacagACGGAAAAGGTTTGAAACCTAGCCAAAACATTATAGCTATAGGATCGATCTTTTCAAGAAATTTTTGAAAGATCAGAGACAGAAACACAATACGAAAGGAAACAAAGGGAGAGGTAATTTAGATATAAGGGTGATCATCAAGTTAAACCAAGATTTTAGTGCCCTAGCTAGCTTAATCAACCAACTGACTCCAAGATTGATCCATCAGAGAAGATGAatagatgtgtgtgtgtgtgtatgtttgGGCACGCGCTCGTATCATTAAGAGAAAACGATGAACGAGAAAGAGTTAAGAGATAATTAAGCAGCTGATTATAGTCAGTACCTTCTTAACACCAGTACAGTTCGATCTGGGCCGTGTTTCAGTCTTCCTCCAACAGGAAACTAAATCCTTCTTCGTCAAAGATATTGAATGGTGTTATGAATCAAACTGGTCTACCTCACTCGTTCTTTGTTTATGCTTGTGGCTTCTGATAAACTCTTCCCTCCTAATAAGCACAAAGGAAgtaaaatcaaaacccagacaAAGCAAATAAACAAAGATGACAAAAACAGAAACATGTACGGTGATGCATGAGTACTACCCTCGGGAATTGAACCCCCGCCCGCACTTGGTTTTCTGGTCCCCAAAAAAGCTTTGGCCAAGGATGTCGCTCGAGCTGTCGGGTATCGATCCCGAGGATGAGCCAAGAAAGGTAAAAGTTGACGAATGGAAAAATGGAGAACAGGTAGGGTTAAATAAGAGAAGCAAAACCCTAAACGCCACCAAATATCAGGTATTAAAAAACACAAAGCTTCTCATCAATGCCTTAAGCTCTCCTTATCTCTCACTCTCATTATCGGGATAAGCTAGATTGGTGGGAAAGATTTGGGGCCGGAGAGAAATTGTGGCGCAAAATTGGCTCAAGAACAGGAAGCAAagcttctatctctctctctactgcCACCTCTACCCGCAACTGATAGAGACCCAACTCAAAAAACTattaagaagaagagatagaaactATTAAGAAGAATGAATGTATATCTTTCACTTCTGAGCTCTCTATCTCTCTGCGAGTCAGATAGAAGCAACTAACAGAGACTAGTCACCAATCTTAAAAAGCCAATTCAAGCCCCTTGAGAGTGTAGAACAAGACCCCTAAAAAATTAAGCTAAAAAGTTAAATATAAGGGATTATATGGGCGGGTGTGACGTAATGGAACAGCAACCAGCCAAAAAGCTGGGGTTGCACAGATGAGGCATGGTGGCCCTATCATCAACTTCGTCTCCATTCCTAGTCCCTACCATTTCCATCCCCTCCATGGCCTTGTAAGTCTTCCCTGCAATAA
This portion of the Rosa chinensis cultivar Old Blush chromosome 1, RchiOBHm-V2, whole genome shotgun sequence genome encodes:
- the LOC112200126 gene encoding monocopper oxidase-like protein SKS1, which encodes MAASRLSLLALVSLTHIALLSTLCFAADPYVFYDFKVSYITASPLGVPQRVIAINGKFPGDPINATTNNNVVVNVHNGLDEDLLMTWSGIQMRRNSWQDGVLGTNCPIPKTWNWTYNFQVKDQIGSFFYFPSLNFQRAAGGFGSFHLNNREIIEIPFAKPDGDIAIMIGDWYTRNHTALKTALDAGKDLGMPDGVLINGKGPYQYNKTLVPDGIQYETINVEPGKTYRLRVHNVGVSTSLNFRIQSHNLLLAETEGYYTIQQNYTNFDIHVGQSYSFLVTMDQNASSDYYIVASARFVNESLWQRVTGVAVLHYSNSKGPVSGPLPDAPQDAFDPQWSMNQALTVRQNGSASGARPNPQGSFHYGSINITDTYVLKIVPPLTIDGKLRATINGISFVNPQTPIRLADQHKVKGEYKLDFPNMSLNRLPRRDMSVINATYKGFIEIVFQNNDTTVQTFHLDGYSFFVVGMGYGNWTVDNQGNYNKWDAISRCTTQVYPGAWTAVLISLDNPGAWNLRSQNLDRWYLGQETYLRIVNPEENGETEFTAPDNVLYCGALANLQKQQKQSSASSISSETFKLFFSLLMAFFTLVCTFR
- the LOC112200207 gene encoding NAC domain-containing protein 7 encodes the protein MNTFSHVPPGFRFHPTDEELVDYYLRKKVTARRIDLDVIKDVDLYKIEPWDLQELCRIGTEEQSDWYFFSHKDKKYPTGTRTNRATAAGFWKATGRDKAIYAKHDLIGMRKTLVFYKGRAPNGQKSDWIMHEYRLETDENGAPQEEGWVVCRVFKKKLPSMRRMSEHESPCWYDEHVSFMPDLDSPNHNNSNSSINNQMAYHGHFPNYPCKKELDHLPFQHHVPNEHFFQLPLLDSPKLLLQSSANAAVSSNSMTAAAYSIDINQNFHAVYGNSSNELQAVDDDQLTDWRVLDKFVASQLSQDDVSKGNSYS